The Quadrisphaera sp. DSM 44207 genome window below encodes:
- the dnaE gene encoding DNA polymerase III subunit alpha, with the protein MPSGAADSFVHLHVHTEYSMLDGAARVDELFAEAARMGMPAVATTDHGFVFGAYDFWRTAQKHGVKPIVGLEAYLTPGTARGDRSRVRWGDPGAGRDDVSGGGAYTHMTMLAETTAGMHNLFRLASLASLEGHFYKPRMDREILSRYASGLIATTGCPSGEVQTRLRLGQYEQARAAAAEFRDIFGAGNFYCELMDHGLDIERRVQTDLLRLARDLGLPLVATNDLHYTRPEHSTGHAALLCVQSGSTLADPNRFKFDADEFYLKSPAEMRQLWRELPEACDSTLAIAERCEVGFTEGMGTYMPRFPVPEGESETSWFVKEVERGLQMRFKGAVPEESRRVAEYETGVITQMGFAGYFLVVADFIRWAKRNGIRVGPGRGSGAGSIAAYALEITDLDPQRHGLIFERFLNPDRVSMPDFDVDFDERRRGEVIRYVTEKYGEDRVAQIVTYGTIKAKQAVKDASRVLGHPFAMGDRITKAMPPTVMGKDVPLSKIFDPEHPRYTEGGEFRALHDADAEVAKVVETARQLEGLKRQWGVHAAGVIMSSEPLIDLIPIMRREQDGQVITQFDYPSCEALGLIKMDFLGLRNLTIMDDALRNVERNRGESIVLEELELDDRATYELLARGETLGVFQFDGGPMRSLLRLMRPDDFEDISAVGALYRPGPMGAGSHTNYALRKNGQQPVTPIHPELEEPLADVLGTTHGLIVYQEQVMAIAQKVAGYTLGQADLLRRAMGKKKKSELDKQFEVFSGGMRERGYSDAAVTTLWNILLPFSDYAFNKAHSAAYGVVSYWTAYLKAHYPAEYMAAVLTSVRDDKDKSALYLNECRRMRITVLPPDVNSSIATYAAVGPDIRFGLAAVRNVGENVVDAIVAARESKGAFTSFQDFLEKVPAVVCNKRTVESLVKAGAFDSLGHTRRQLLEAHERAVDSVIDLKRNEAIGQYDLFAGIGGGDDGAPSGGGLDVRLLDLPEWEKHELLAREREMLGLYVSDHPLFGLEHVLSDAADCSIASLVADDARPDGSFVTVAGLVTGLQRKMTKQGKQWAIATVEDLEGAVEVLFFPQTYEAFAHQLAPDVVVSVRGRLSRRDDVPSLHAQELTLPDTSVSTDGPVVIVLPESRVNTAIADRLAEVLRDHKGLTEVHLRLVQPQKSLTMRLDDALRVTPSPSLFGDLKALLGPSCLV; encoded by the coding sequence ATGCCCTCCGGCGCCGCCGACTCCTTCGTCCACCTGCACGTGCACACCGAGTACTCGATGCTGGACGGCGCGGCGCGGGTGGACGAGCTGTTCGCCGAGGCGGCGCGCATGGGCATGCCGGCCGTCGCGACCACCGACCACGGGTTCGTCTTCGGCGCCTACGACTTCTGGCGCACGGCGCAGAAGCACGGGGTCAAGCCCATCGTGGGCCTCGAGGCCTACCTGACGCCGGGCACGGCGCGCGGGGACCGCTCGCGCGTGCGCTGGGGCGACCCGGGCGCCGGGCGCGACGACGTCTCCGGCGGCGGCGCCTACACGCACATGACGATGCTGGCCGAGACGACGGCCGGCATGCACAACCTCTTCCGCCTCGCCTCGCTCGCGAGCCTGGAGGGGCACTTCTACAAGCCGCGCATGGACCGCGAGATCCTCTCCCGGTACGCCTCCGGCCTCATCGCCACGACCGGCTGCCCCTCGGGGGAGGTGCAGACGCGCCTGCGCCTGGGCCAGTACGAGCAGGCGCGGGCGGCCGCGGCGGAGTTCCGCGACATCTTCGGCGCCGGCAACTTCTACTGCGAGCTGATGGACCACGGCCTCGACATCGAGCGCCGCGTCCAGACCGACCTGCTGCGCCTGGCGCGCGACCTCGGCCTGCCGCTCGTGGCGACGAACGACCTGCACTACACCCGCCCCGAGCACTCCACCGGCCACGCGGCGCTGCTGTGCGTGCAGTCCGGCTCCACCCTGGCCGACCCGAACCGCTTCAAGTTCGACGCCGACGAGTTCTACCTCAAGTCCCCCGCCGAGATGCGGCAGCTGTGGCGCGAGCTGCCGGAGGCCTGCGACAGCACCCTGGCCATCGCCGAGCGGTGCGAGGTGGGGTTCACCGAGGGCATGGGCACCTACATGCCCCGCTTCCCCGTGCCGGAGGGGGAGAGCGAGACCTCCTGGTTCGTCAAGGAGGTCGAGCGCGGCCTGCAGATGCGCTTCAAGGGCGCCGTGCCGGAGGAGTCCCGGCGCGTCGCCGAGTACGAGACCGGCGTCATCACGCAGATGGGCTTCGCCGGCTACTTCCTCGTCGTCGCCGACTTCATCCGCTGGGCCAAGCGCAACGGCATCCGCGTCGGCCCCGGCCGCGGCTCCGGCGCGGGCTCGATCGCCGCGTACGCCCTGGAGATCACCGACCTCGACCCGCAGCGCCACGGCCTGATCTTCGAGCGCTTCCTCAACCCCGACCGCGTCTCGATGCCCGACTTCGACGTCGACTTCGACGAGCGCCGCCGCGGCGAGGTGATCAGGTACGTCACCGAGAAGTACGGCGAGGACCGCGTCGCCCAGATCGTCACCTACGGCACCATCAAGGCCAAGCAGGCCGTCAAGGACGCCTCCCGCGTGCTCGGCCACCCCTTCGCCATGGGCGACCGCATCACCAAGGCGATGCCGCCGACGGTCATGGGCAAGGACGTGCCGCTGTCGAAGATCTTCGACCCCGAGCACCCGCGCTACACCGAGGGCGGGGAGTTCCGCGCCCTGCACGACGCCGACGCCGAGGTCGCGAAGGTCGTCGAGACCGCCCGCCAGCTCGAGGGCCTCAAGCGCCAGTGGGGCGTGCACGCCGCCGGCGTGATCATGTCGAGCGAGCCCCTCATCGACCTGATCCCCATCATGCGCCGGGAGCAGGACGGCCAGGTCATCACGCAGTTCGACTACCCCAGCTGCGAGGCGCTCGGCCTGATCAAGATGGACTTCCTCGGCCTGAGGAACCTGACGATCATGGACGACGCGCTGCGCAACGTCGAGCGCAACCGCGGCGAGAGCATCGTCCTCGAGGAGCTCGAGCTCGACGACCGGGCGACGTACGAGCTGCTGGCCCGCGGGGAGACCCTCGGGGTCTTCCAGTTCGACGGCGGGCCCATGCGCTCCCTGCTGCGCCTGATGCGACCGGACGACTTCGAGGACATCTCCGCCGTCGGCGCCCTGTACCGGCCGGGCCCGATGGGCGCCGGCTCGCACACCAACTACGCGCTGCGCAAGAACGGCCAGCAGCCGGTCACCCCGATCCACCCGGAGCTCGAGGAGCCGCTGGCCGACGTCCTGGGCACCACGCACGGCCTGATCGTGTACCAGGAGCAGGTCATGGCCATCGCCCAGAAGGTCGCCGGCTACACCCTGGGCCAGGCGGACCTGCTGCGCCGGGCGATGGGCAAGAAGAAGAAGTCCGAGCTGGACAAGCAGTTCGAGGTCTTCTCCGGCGGCATGCGCGAGCGCGGGTACTCCGACGCCGCCGTGACGACGCTGTGGAACATCCTGCTGCCCTTCTCCGACTACGCGTTCAACAAGGCCCACTCGGCCGCCTACGGCGTCGTCTCCTACTGGACGGCGTACCTGAAGGCGCACTACCCGGCCGAGTACATGGCCGCGGTGCTCACGAGCGTGCGCGACGACAAGGACAAGTCGGCGCTGTACCTGAACGAGTGCCGGCGCATGCGCATCACGGTGCTGCCCCCCGACGTGAACTCCTCGATCGCCACCTACGCCGCCGTCGGCCCCGACATCCGCTTCGGCCTGGCGGCGGTGCGCAACGTGGGGGAGAACGTCGTCGACGCGATCGTGGCCGCCCGCGAGTCCAAGGGCGCCTTCACCTCCTTCCAGGACTTCCTCGAGAAGGTCCCGGCGGTGGTGTGCAACAAGCGCACGGTGGAGTCCCTCGTCAAGGCCGGGGCCTTCGACTCCCTGGGCCACACCCGCCGCCAGCTGCTGGAGGCGCACGAGCGCGCGGTGGACTCCGTCATCGACCTCAAGCGCAACGAGGCGATCGGCCAGTACGACCTCTTCGCCGGCATCGGCGGCGGGGACGACGGCGCGCCCAGCGGCGGCGGCCTGGACGTGCGGCTGCTGGACCTGCCGGAGTGGGAGAAGCACGAGCTGCTCGCGCGCGAGCGGGAGATGCTCGGCCTGTACGTCAGCGACCACCCGCTCTTCGGGCTCGAGCACGTGCTCTCGGACGCGGCCGACTGCTCCATCGCCTCCCTGGTCGCGGACGACGCGCGCCCGGACGGCAGCTTCGTCACCGTCGCCGGGCTGGTCACCGGCCTGCAGCGCAAGATGACCAAGCAGGGCAAGCAGTGGGCGATCGCCACGGTGGAGGACCTCGAGGGCGCCGTGGAGGTGCTCTTCTTCCCGCAGACCTACGAGGCCTTCGCCCACCAGCTCGCGCCCGACGTGGTCGTCTCGGTGCGGGGCCGGCTCAGCCGCCGCGACGACGTGCCCAGCCTGCACGCGCAGGAGCTGACCCTGCCGGACACCTCCGTCAGCACCGACGGGCCGGTCGTCATCGTGCTGCCTGAGTCGCGCGTCAACACCGCCATCGCCGACCGGCTCGCGGAGGTGCTGCGCGACCACAAGGGGCTGACCGAGGTGCACCTGCGCCTGGTGCAGCCGCAGAAGTCGCTGACGATGCGCCTGGACGACGCGCTGCGGGTGACGCCGTCGCCGTCGCTGTTCGGCGACCTCAAGGCGCTGCTGGGGCCGAGCTGCCTGGTGTGA